TTTTCTCGCACACATGTACATTCCTGCTTTATGCGCGAATTTCCCAACTTTCACTTCCATGAAACAAGAACCACCAAGTAATTCATACAGCCAGATATCTGTACATATCAGATAATCAATGCACGTTTCTTCACGACTTCCTTGCCGAAGTCACGGTGCCCATGACATCAATTTAACAGCCCGTATTTCACACTATTTTCGCACACGAAATTTTAGTAAATATACTATGTTCCACTATTGCTTATGTTGGAATGAAATGTAGTTAAGCCCTTATCCCATgtgtccatgttttttttttttcaatataaacaaaacaaacatCTGTACAAATGTTTGTTGGGAAACTTGCATAAATTCGTAAATTTATGTATTTTCAGGTCTGTGGCTCAAATAAATTTCCTGAAATTTAGTATGTTAAGTCCACAGCCTCCTTAGATGACAATGGACTTAATTTTCTACTGATTAGCAAGTTCGTACAACCTAGCAGACACTGTCAAAACTTATGATGTCAGGTATTTGGTGTGGGAACTTAGCACCAGCAATTTCTTTTTGGTCGTTTTCTCGCTCACCAATCGTCTTCTCATGGCGTGCAAGGCATTTTTGGCATCATAAAAGAGTAACTTGGCAATAAGAAAAAGTTTTCTTTTTACTGTCGCAGCAGTCGATTTCAGAGCTAATGAACTCTTTCAATGAAGCCATTTGATAATTACCCGAGAAAGTGTTGCATGGCCCCTTTAGGGACCATAAATGTCCTCTATGCTTCCTCAGCTTAATCATCTATTTCATTTTGTTGTGTTTAGCACATCAATAAGCCCCTTGAACATAAAATTCCCTTCTTTTGTCGCTCATGTAACATGTGTAAAGTAATATCTGTCCAGCCACCAAacactttccttctttttgtggCTGCACCTGTTCATTGACATTGCATTACCATCTGTGCAGGCTGTTCCGCTGTGGACACAAGCGCGCCCTACCAGTGGCACCTCCATCGCCCGGTGAAGCCAAGCGCTTCCGGCCAGATGAGCAGCAGCAACTGTGGCCGCAGCAAtggccacagcagcagcagcaacagcaactaCAGCAGCAGCAGATGATGATCCAAACTCCCATTCAGCGTGCAAACTTCGACAGCTGGCTCGCCGAAGTTCACGGCTGCTAGATCTACGTTTCCTTCAATCATAGGTCGGCCACTCAACGAAAAGTGCATCGTCGTCTGTTGTGGAGGCTGCCTACATAGACGACGAACTGTATCGTCGAATTGTTGCTTCTGAAGGCAACGGACGGACATTTACAAAGTGTTCTTTCGGGCCCTACGCACATCCGAGCGAAGCTCGTTACGTGCCAAAGATGAAGCTGTTGTGCGGCGCACTTTGCCCTTGCAGTGCCACGCTCACTCTGGAGATGCTGGCAACAGCTGGCAGAGCGCCGAATTGCACAGAAGAACATGTTGGCTGTGATTTGAATATTGTAGCGACTTGTTTTCCTCAATAAAAATGTTCTATCTTGTTACACTATCAGATTGACAATGTTTGCATGCTCATCAAAATTACACATGCACAGCATAGGCCTTGTGATGAAACCAACAGCAGTAAAGTGCCTTTTTGTGGCAGTGCAGGACAACAAAAGGAACCTCTTCATCTGCGCATTTCACATTTATTTGAATTAAAAAAACTGAGCATGCTACAAGCTACACCTTTCTATTAAAGCATAAAACCATAGTTTAGATTCTACATTTATAAGTGCAATCACAAAAGAACGAAATGTCCGTGGTCAGTAAGACTCATTGTTTTATGCTACATGTAAGTGTGTTGCAGCTAAAGTTTATGCACACCAGGTGATGGTGAAATGTTCAAGTAGTGCGTTCAAAGTGATGGCGCAATGTTCAACCGGCAACTACATAATTAGAATATTAGTCAGAAGTACACACTTGTAAAGAGGCTttatttcttccttctttctttttttctttcttgcagatAACAAGAACCTTTCTGTACATTAGATTAAAAATTAAAAGAACTTGCATGACAAAACAATTATTCTCCTAGAAAAAAGCTCAGGAGCACATATAGCTGCCAATGTGTGACCAAGAAAAAAATAGATTCTTGTCTGTTTGGACCGAGTTAGCTGCTATGTAGACATGTTTGTTcaagcaaacacacacaaaagcTCCTGCCTCTAatgagcaaaaaataaaaaagcagatGGCTAGGAGTGGACGCAGTATTTCTAAATGGACAACGACAAGGTACAAGTTTTTCTTAGTACATGCAACGAGTACAGTGTATCATAGGCGTTTAATTTATCAATCAGTTAAACAAAATGGCAAACAAGACACTTGTGTAATGCACAAAAGCGCGACCTCATCATGTCGAGCTCATCGATGGCTCTTACAAGGTAAGCGATGGCTTATCAGTAACTACGGTGCAACGTAAGGCTGGCATATGCAATGCGTGAAGATCCTCAAAAGTAACTGTGAATATTAACTATGGCTGCAACTGTAGGTCATGGCCCGCAAGTCACTTTACTTTTTTAATGACTGAAACAGGATGACCGAAACGCAACGTTAGCTCCAGCACTCAATGTCAGCATTGTGCTCAGGAACTACAACATATTCCGGAGGAAATAACAAATGCCGGTTGCACACCTCTTCCTTAACTTTTGTTCAATTAGATATTAGTAATGGGCCCTACAAAAATCCTACTGAGCAGTGATCATTTCTGAGGCCATATTAAGTATATTGCACAGTGAGCCCCCACCCACGTAAACCAAATGTGTCTCAACAGAGTGCTGGAAAAAGGACACATCAGCGAGCTACCGTGCTGGATGCACCGATAGCTTTCGAGAAACAGGTTtctttcctgcttaaaagtagAACATAATTTGGGTTGCAATTATGACAGTTGTCCAAATTTACCACACCAGGATAGTTTACATCATCACCGGGCAAGTTTTATGATCTTTCACTTTGAAGTGAAGTATAACTTCGGTTTTCTTATATGACAATTGTGCACTGGTTTTACAAGTCCACTGCCTGCACCAGACACATCACAGGGAGATGGCTTTACTGTTACAAACTGACTAcactgctgtttcttttttttcttttttgcacccAGATTTCTATTTCTTTCTACGCTTGGCCCTCGGCAAAAATGATGCATTTTTTTAATTCATGGTATCACTTCACCAAGTCAGCTggacttcaatttttttttttttttgctgttcagcAACCTTTTAAAATCCACACCATCAAACAGCACTGTGTAACAAACAAGCACCCACCTATCAAGTTGGGGAAATTAAACAAACCAAGAATGTAACACTCATTCAAAACAATAAACTTTGCCTCAGCAGAACTATGCAATGTTGCAGAAACAGTGCTCAGAGCCTTTATACACAAGTTTAACTTAGGGATACAAAGGCTATCATCGTAAAAATACAGAAGCTGCCATTCTCAAAGTGCTAGCTTAGCTAGGTTGGACAAGAAGGCGTGTTTGTAGAGCATGATCCAAGGTAAAAGGCACGAAGGAAGTGTACCATGCGTCAATGCTATGTGTGTTTTTACATTTCTGTGGTAACCTCACCCACTTTCTCGGAGCTTCTGACGTAGAAAAAGTTGTCATAAATCATAAGCGATAATCCGCAGTTGAAATATCGCCCAGCTTAAACATACATTTTTGCAGTATCCCAGGGTTCATCCAACATCCAACTGTTTAGTCTGGTAGTTCAGCATTAAACAATCTTACCATTTTACAGATGAGTAGTGCGGTCACTACTGCAACAGACGACCTACCGTACGCTGTATGAGAAATGCCTGACGAGAGTTTTGAATACAAAACATTAAGGCgcaggaagaaaagaaaaggagtacTACATCACACTCGACAGTTTCCACAGCATTGCATAGAAATTGGGAGGCAGGGTACAGAATTGCCAACTGCCAAGAAGCGAGCTAAGCGTTAGCTGGTCCCGATGGCACcgaggtgtgaaaaaaaaatgaataaaggaCTGAATCACATAAGCACAATGTCACGTATGTCGACACTTTGTGAGGAAGTAGAACAGACGATAAGCCCGAGCCCGACGTGCAGCTTTTGACAGCAACAATCCTAAGTTAGATGCACACAGGCAGCGTGCTAGCTTGTATTGAAGACCTTGACAGCTGTCATGCCTAGATGCGAGAGTCACGTGATCTGGAATGCTTGTCTTTTGCATCTCGTAGTACGACTGTACGGCCAAAAGCCACAAGCAAGGCGGTGCACGTTGCGAGTTCAACATTTGATAAAGCGTCTAAAGCTACAAGAGACACCACAGTAATACATGCGCCAGCTGTGCAATATTGCTATTGCCTTCTGCCCCGGTCAACTCCACGCTCTCGTCAATGCCAAACAGCCATGACAGCTGCACTGCGGCTAGCTGCCTGATCTCTGATGTCACGTTTAAAAAGGAATCGTAAAATAAATGAATTTACAAAAGGCCGACCCAGCAGCACAGAGAAAACCTTTGTCACAAGACAGCGAGCACACTAGGACGCATGCCTGCTCGGGCAACTGGGCCAAAAGAAACGGTGAACGCTCAACTCAGAGCTAAAACAAAAGTTGTCTTCAAATGCAGCTGGGCTTCAGGAGACTTGTTGCACGACTCCCATGGCGCGGCCCACGATGCTGCCCAGGACTCCCTTGAGTGATGATAGTGCCTGCAGTGGATGCCCACACTAAGCTGAGCACTTCGTTGCGCACTTACAACTAGCAGCTACTTCAATGCTTCAGAATGCCTTAGGTCAGATCATATGCACGTCTTCGATGACAGCTGCTCTGTGCCACCATGTTGTAAGAATGACTAATTAAACTAAAAGACATTTAAGCCAGGTTAGCATAGAGGACATTTTTCGTTGTATCATGTAACTGAAGTGATTCTCACCTAAATTGAAAGGAATTACAGTGGACGAAAAGTCGCCCTTTCCGCAAGGGGGAATCTGAATTCAAAACTTTCGATTtacgtgtccgatgctctaccaacttaACTACGATGAAGGGCACTTCCTCGTCCATTTTGAGGGATATCCATGTGCATTTAATCACTGGAAATGTTAGCCAGCACCACTGATAGCCAAGACGGCAAGTGTGGAACACTATTTTTGTCATAGGGCATCAGGTGGCATGTGATCTCTGTACACgattgcagctgaccaataaaccCTCGCATGCTACCTAAGGCGTCAAGTCTGCGGGAGCACAGTTCTCCTTATTTCGTGTTGTGAGAAAGCAAAGCAAACAATGTAGAGCTGTGGATCTTTCCAGGCAAGAAGCCGTCGGGGCAACAATCCACTGCCCCTGAGAAAATTACACACCTTGGTGGGCTGCTGCTGGGGAGGTGGAGAGTTGTTGGCTTGCCGGTGTGCATCGAGGCACTTCTGGTAGCGAAGTTTGCATGCTGCCTCAATAGTCTTGCACAGTGCACCTGCAGATGGCTCGCAATGAAGCACATGCGCCTCAAATTGGTCCTGGGCCGTGTGCACGATGAACCCGCAATTCCTGCGAACCGTCAGCAGCACTGTGAGATCACTGTCACCACTGCCTCTCAGGCTGCCACCTTCTAGAAGCCTGTGCTGCGACACAGCCTCACGGTTGTTGCTGTGCTGCTTCTGCAAGTTTCAGATGGGCTGTTCGCACACGAGCAAGTACCAAGTGTTCGTTAAGTATGAATGTGCACAGCACACAGCTGATGAGGTTTGCAGACATGGCTGCGGATGAGACCCTGACAGTGGTATCTTCAGAATTAATTCATTAAAAATTTCAGACTACTGAAACTCTGCGATGCCACTGCCTTGTTATATATACCGCCAATGGAAAACGAGAGTTGCACGAACAAACCGACAGAGACGAAATGTcccaccaaaaaacaaaaaacctttAAAAATCAGCTAATCTCAGTTTCAGTTACCATGCTTAAATCTATAAGTGAAGTTAAAAAAAATAGGTAAGCCTGACTGTAGAGAGGAGGAAATTTGGATTAATTTTATGAGCATGCACATCTTTGATGGCCACATAAATACAAGCATATgggtgtttttctttattttttaattttaaaCCTTTCAAAATATAGCAGCAGCGGCTGGAAATCGAAGGCGATGTTACATATTCCACAACAAAGCAGCACCACACAAAACTGCTGCTGTTTACTTTCGTAATTTTCTGACTCACGAACAGTTCTGTCCTCGCTATGAACCACACATTCATACTACATAAGCTTCCCATTTCAGCCTGGCACAActtgtttttttcctttgatcTCATGTCCTTTTAGAAACTAGCTTGGGAGTGAACTTTTGCTTCCACACTCAATATAATTTGAAATGTGACTTGTCCTATTGGCAGTCAATTTATGAACAAATTTCTAAAACATTTTTTACATTTCTGAGAGAAGGTAACTCCAATTAACCAATGGAAGCAACATTCAAATTGACAAAGACAGATGTATTTACAGTAAGTTTAAAAATGTGTGGCAGTGCAATGTGGAGGGCCACACTACATTGCCCCATAGGTGAAGCCTTTCAATGCTGCAAACTTTGTGTGAGTGCCTACGAATTgcaacagaatagaaagttgggctagttggatatgcatggtagtGCCTATGAAGGCGAACATCAAAAACAAGTTTAAAACTTGCATCAATTGACCTTGTTGTTCACAGACACATTAAGGATGGTGTACTCAAAAATTATTAGCACATTTGACAATGACAAATAATCCACAAATATGTCCAAATAGCTACTTCCATTGCAATACTGAAGAATAAAATAAAGACTTTCCAATCAGCACTCAGGATAATTTAGATCCTAACCTTCCAATCTCATTATAATCTCATCAATGCTTACCAGTCAATGCAGAGCAGGTCAGTGTCTTCAATGCAGGCTAAACAAGCACACATCTAAGACAGTTTAAAAGACAGGTGACACTAAACAAGAGCTGAGTCGCAGCAGAAGGTTAGACTTTTTTGCATCTAGGCATGTGTTTATTGAAGAGGTAAATGTTACCTAATTCCACTTtatttcatacatcaggtgcaacactTTGGGATCTATGCAACTATAGATTGATCAGAAAAATGTGTAAGCCCACGCACGTTTCGCTTGGATCTGAACTGAAGCAAGTTGCCCAGATCTTCGAACCATAATGTTGCGTGCTGTGACTGGCTCCGGCTGCACGCTACAATTAATTGTGGAGGCCATGATACGAAAAAAAGAGAGATGTTAAAAGATCCAGAATAACCTATTGAAAACTATATAACAAATAGGGTTTAATTATTTACAAAGCAACTTTGTTTATTACTTAATCTAAAAACCCCCCAAGAAACAACATTACAGGTGTTGAAATCATTGAACTATCTCTTGGTGCAAACGCAACTACAGGAAAAAGTTTCGCTAACTTTCATagcattgcacctgatgtatgaaactaAGTATAGGTTACTAACAACCTCCATTAAGCTCTGTGCTTATGTTAGGAGCTTCAAATGTAAAAATTTTTCTCGAGTTCGCAGTTTTCTCCACACTAACTCCAACTCACGTGACTTCCTTGCCAATGCCGAGGAACGAGAGGAACCGAACACGACACTCGGCCAGCACCTGGCCACGCCCGCCGCCTGCCGGATCCAATGTCACCGTCACTGTCGAAGGGGCCACTGCCACCTGCCAGGAGGGACACCACATTGCTCTCGACAAACCCGCGACGACTCAAGTGCTGCTTGGAGAAGTTTCGTGCTAGCTCAAATGCAAGGTTCAATCAGGCTTTGCAAGGTTTTGTCCCAGAACTTGGAAAGGAACACCTCGACAAGTAACAGTCTAGTGTCACCACCTATTTCCGAAAAGTTATAAATGATAGGGCAAAATGCTTGAAACAAATATTAACTATAAAATAACAGCATTTACACAAACAGGCAATACTACAGAGGCCCTACAGGACTACAAGTTATGAGAATGTCAAAGCACTTTCCATTCAAAATTCGTACTGCTTATACCGGTTTCATTCAGAGTGTTCATCAAAAGACTTTTTGAGGGCCCGTCGAGAGGCCGTTCAACATGCATTCAGCAGCTGCAAGCTTTCACATCTTGCACAATAGGCCGCTAATGAGGAACAGCCTCCAGCTAAGGCAGTGGCCCTGACAACTTTGACTGCAGGATCAGTTGCACAACAAATAAAATGTTTCTCAACGAAACACCACTGCCAATGAACTGAGACAACCCCCGAAATGTAGCGCACCTGTACGGGCAGCCAGTGTGCGCGAGGTACGCGGTCGAGCAGGGTGTCAATGGCCCCGTTGAGCAGGTCGATGCCGGAGGCTGCCGCCACAGGCATGCTGCCCAGGTACAGGGCCCGCAGCACCTTGCGCGGCTCCTCCATGGGCCGCAGGAGGCCCCCCTCCACACCGTCCTCTGGAACGGAGCAGCGGAGGACCTCACATAAAGAAATTCTGGATCTCTGCCCTATAGGGAAAATGGGGAAAGGGGGTCAAAGAAAGCACGGTGTGTGCATGTCTGATGTACTTGTTTTCTTTCTATCACGTTTTGCAACACtctcttcttattttttttccttcctccataccAGGAATCAGACCTCAATCCACGCACTTAGCAGCACAAAGTTTCTGCTGCTACAGGCAACGAGTCACGTGTGAACATGAAATGCAAATGAAATGCAACAACGTGAAATGACAAGCGTCTCGATAAAAGATCAGATGATCATATCATTAATGGCTGATTGCCAACAAGCACACGATCAATAGAGCATGAATTATTTGATAACGGCACATACAAATTCCGTTTGAAAACACAACAAACACAAATAAACCTACATTCAAACCCTGCAGCACACATCAGGAACGTCGTGACAGGAACTGAATTAGTGCTTGTCCAGACCAATTATCTTTTCTTCATGACGCCTATTTCTCTAATTTATTGCCCAGTGACACTTAGCCCATCCTCTCTATTCTTCTTCGCCAGCTTACATTTTTCACAAAGTGTTACACACCCTAATATGAATACTCGGCCTGTGAAAATATTAGAGTGCTTTAATTCTAGTTTATGTTATTGTAAATTTCAAAGAATTCAAAATGAAGAAATAGTTGTGTATTATTAGTCCACATGTAACCCACTTGTAAAGATCGTTTCACTGCAGTATATCTGTGCTATACCACGAATACAACTATACAAGAAAAATCGGCGCTGCCGCGAGTTCCATGTCAAGGATacatattaccctcacatcaATTCATCACTTACGTTTAAAAGTTTCTTAAACCGGCTTATATGCTAAGAATTGTAAATTCTGAAATGTAACATATTTTGCAGGATGTCACTTGAATCCTACTGAAACTCGCATCCTGCTACGATTCGAAGTTGCTTTCCGCTTTTCTTGAACCAGAAAAAATGACCTTTGCACATGACTTGATATATTGTGCAGGTTACATGGGGTCATGACAGATGTGCTCATTTCTCTTTATACTATGTTATATATACTATCCTAATTCAAttaaaattatttgaccaaatcaCTAAGCTTGGAATTCCCTTCAAACATAAAATTGGCTATTCGCACTAGTGTAAAGAATACCTACAGACTCACTCACTGTTTTATCATGTCTGCCTTAAGGACACTTCTGAGAAAAACTACTCTCACATTTGTAAATCACCACCCAAAGCGTTACTCTCGCTGTGAGAAGACTATTGGCAAGACAGAAAATAGGCAGTAAAAATCTACAGGCGACAACACCACACTGAAAGTTCCTacacattgacagcatctgctagGGCCTACTTAGTTCTTTGTTGCACTGTACGTTAAGGGAACCACAGATTTAACATTGTTTCAAAAAATTTATTGAGCCCACCTtactaaaatagaaaaaaataataaaataaaaaaaacacaagctcGTGACATCACACTGAGATTAATGCATTGCAGTTATGATGCAAAATTAAAAAGGAAAAGTGATCTTTGAACTTCATTTTCTCTCCTGGTGATGAATTTCTGATGACAACATTAACAACTAAACAGTTCCCGGGGAATAATTTATCACACTGAACTGGTTTAGTGTATCCGTTTAGTGCCCATGGGGAAGAGGACAAAACGTGCCAGGCCTGCTCGAAGcatgcagcacagtcgcagcaaaAGCTGGAGCCTCTCTAGGGCCCATCGTAAACTCTCTTAAGGCAACTGCTAAAAGCACAATTGCAAAGTACCCCATTatgccataaatcatcataattttgcAAAGTATGGATGTACCAACTGTGCCAATTTTCAATATTTTTTGGGGAAGCAGAGTGTTATACATCGTTAAAGCATTACGAGCACTCTGCTGATGCTGTGGCTAATGACGATGGGGAATTATGGCAGCACTCTGTCTAATTGGTAGGAAGCTCTAAAGGGACCGCGAAACGGTTCTGGTGATTTTGTACAAACGCAATGGGCTAGTAGTTTTAAGTTCCACGGGACATTTACAAGTTAATTTGAGCTCTCCGTGTAAACTGTGTAATTTGTTACAACCCTTAAAACTGtaaatacagtgaaacctcggtATTTCAAAGTCACTGGGGCCGCGAGAAAGCTTCGAATTAGGcgggttttcgaattaacagaacatagaAAAAGTTGGATGCAATAAACTCAGAACTATTCAAAGTAATCAGTGCCCGTCGTTTGCTGCGCCGACTAGCTTGCGGCTCCAAAAGCCACGTTTCACAGCAATAGCGGGTCTTTATTTAGCCGTGAACATGGATGAACGGTGAACCTTGCTgctgccaccgaaaaaaaaaaaaaaagcggtcgtGATTGATGAAATGTACACTTgcagaaaacaagacatcttcactgcaacacagcagtGACATGCGGGCAGCAAGTCACCTGCTTCTCGCTCCGTCAGCATGTCACGATGCGACCATTCGCACATTCTTTCTATTATAATTATGAATTTAATAATGACCAGTATGACGAAGCTCAGGATGTGTTTTTGGCTGGAAAAAATGATCTATGAAACTTTCAAACTTAGTTTTCGAAGGTGTTGCTGGCAAGAACACTGCCAACAGTGCAAAGACGCGAATTGCAGAAGCAACCTGCAATCGGATGTTCGCATACATCGCGATTTCCGCTAAACTGTCTTTATCTCTTTACAATTCCAGAAAGATTGGGTAAACCATTACACGCTGACATAGCGCCAAACATGCGATAAACTGCCCGCGCGTCAccgctgtgttgcagtgaagcatggcTCATTTTTGCAGGCGCACATTTTGGTTGACCATGAGaccgttttttcttcttttttttttgcactggaaGTAGTGAGGCtgggtgcttcagctgccactcgtTAGTATCGATACGTTGCATTGCCATGTGGCTATTAATAGCGGTCGTTCCGCGGATTCACGGCGAAGTCGGGATCTGGAACTGGCACATGGCACCCAATGTTTTCGAAATAACCGGACTGTGGCGgccgccgcttcaaattatccactcatACTTACATTGCGAAATACAGGACCACAGAAATCCTTCGGATTAAGTGGGATTTCAAAATAActgagtttgaattaatgaggttttactgtatctGCAGATCACTGCTACTCTGCCAAATGTGTTTTCGCTGCCAATTCACAGAGCGACATGCTCTGCCTCATTGAAGTCACCATGGCTGCTGATCTCATTGGCTGTAGAAAGCGTGCCACAGGCCTCGTGAAAGCAGGGCTTAGCCCCAAGCACTCGAAGAAAGAGTTGAGGTGGTTGAGGGTGAAAGACAAAGTGAAGGAGGAGGGTATCTATTAATTACTCATAGCTCCATTAATAAGGTGTTTTTCGATAGAATTATGGTGCCAGTaatttgctccagtagtggtgTAATCAAAAGCAGAATCTGGAAAAACCGTTTCAGGAACCCATtgaggggagatgcgagtcgaaaaacgTCCACATTTATAcattcttttttgtttgatttCACAAGCTTGCTTCCTCTActttcacaacaaaaaaaactttagATGGTATTTCCACTCGAATTAGGTTAAGATTGCTTTTAAAGAGTACAAGGTCGCTATCAAAATCTATAAAGAGCTGATTGTCTAGAGTCCTCTGGAAATTGTCACCTGGcagcttgccattgcatttcgcatGAGGAGCTCACTAAAGTAACACGCTCAAAATAATAATGATTTCCAAGCGCTCATGATGGAAGAAATCATTTTAAAAAACATATGTTTGCCCCATAGATGAGCTCTGATTTATACCTTCAAAATACGTATTTCTCAAGATCCATTTTTGGGCAACTTTTTGAGATAAGACATGTTTTTGGTACTTCCAATAGCCAAATCAGGATGAAATTTCACCCAGATGTTCCTTAACATGTGAAGAGTGCAAATATCTTCTATAAAACTTGATATTGCCTAGAGCGAGCAATTAATATTGGCTGAGGATACTAAAGACCCTCACATTACAATTATTCTTGTCCAATAAAATGCTTTCTATACAGTTTCTTGACAGTTCTTTAAAGACATTCCACAGTTAATGAGGAGCAATATGATTCATTGATAGCTCAGAGCCATAAAAGTTTAATTCCCATAAGAAGTTTGTCCAGAACAAACTACATTTTGCACTTTgtcatggcacaaaacaaaccTACAGCTTACTAAAAAATTTGTAAcgtacatatttgaaatcagcataaaaccCTCTAAATGAAGCAAAAGAGCTTCATTGCTCTAGGCTACAGATTCACAAAATTTTCTTTTCGAATTGAAAGAACCCACTGATTACGCAATTTTGCATTGTGTGGTTTCCGTTGTTCCTTTACTTTCTCTATCGTGCTACATTCTGTTAATGCAATTCCTTCCCCGCCGTGTTAATTTTTTATGAAGGAACTTGAAGCACCACTATGGATCTGTGTCAGAACACTATCACACAGAGAGCCTGGTTTCAAATGCTATTcaatcctgtgtgtgtgtgtgtgtgtatatatatatattttttatgtgCACAATAATGAATTCATGGATGCAGTTGTCCACTGCCAGCACTGGTGTTTGCAGCAGTGGTGACAGTCGACAATTACGCCACTAAAATCGGCTGTTGTAAACTCATAACAGCCCTCGCTGTAAAGCAAATGCTCACCCATTGAGAGGCTGGCGAGGCGGTCCAGGGCAGAGCCCACACGCCTGGATGGAGGCTCTGTTGGTGCCGCCCGTTTGTCACCAGATGGGTCTGACAGGCTCCGCTCCAGCACCATCTTCTTGCACACATCTCGCAGGGCATTGGCAATGATGCGTGCTGGCATGTCGCATCGGAAGACATGACACATGAAGCGCCGGGTGCCACTGTCACGGGCTACATAGGCAAAGTCCCTGCAAGAAATCCAACACCCGAGGTGTGGAGGTAATCTTTAGGAGCAAAATGGTAAGTGACTAAGGTCTCCACAAATGATGTAAAATACATCCAGCCTATTTCTCGTATAATAATACTAATTTCTCTTTTAATACTATAATACTATAATAATACTATTTCTCGTATAATAATACTAATTTTAAT
The nucleotide sequence above comes from Rhipicephalus microplus isolate Deutch F79 chromosome 2, USDA_Rmic, whole genome shotgun sequence. Encoded proteins:
- the LOC119169998 gene encoding protein Fe65 homolog isoform X1, whose protein sequence is MLTRMTSLGTNHAFCLERDDDSGDLDVNLNGPVGVKNRWSYAQLHVQSMGIDLTSQPMLEQPDGDNNLLSEKEVDEAEQQGLPEGWERHLDDDGPYYWHIRTGTIQRERPREGTTRSLPTPESRPLLPPPPEPPATQPQEDCVADGSSSGEAMRFAVRSLGWSEIPESELTPERSSRALNRCIVDLSLGRGLDGVGRWGEGRSLLLELDGFQLRLLRPQDGTVLHCQPLHAIRVWGVGRDNGRDFAYVARDSGTRRFMCHVFRCDMPARIIANALRDVCKKMVLERSLSDPSGDKRAAPTEPPSRRVGSALDRLASLSMGQRSRISLCEVLRCSVPEDGVEGGLLRPMEEPRKVLRALYLGSMPVAAASGIDLLNGAIDTLLDRVPRAHWLPVQVAVAPSTVTVTLDPAGGGRGQVLAECRVRFLSFLGIGKEVTNCGFIVHTAQDQFEAHVLHCEPSAGALCKTIEAACKLRYQKCLDAHRQANNSPPPQQQPTKALSSLKGVLGSIVGRAMGVVQQVS
- the LOC119169999 gene encoding uncharacterized protein LOC119169999 yields the protein MDAMDADWFERDLLQRPVGAPGNDNRLFRCGHKRALPVAPPSPGEAKRFRPDEQQQLWPQQWPQQQQQQQLQQQQMMIQTPIQRANFDSWLAEVHGC
- the LOC119169998 gene encoding protein Fe65 homolog isoform X2: MLTRMTSLGTNHAFCLERDDDSGDLDVNLNGPVGVKNRWSYAQLHVQSMGIDLTSQPMLEQPDGDNNLLSEKEVDEAEQQGLPEGWERHLDDDGPYYWHIRTGTIQRERPREGTTRSLPTPESRPLLPPPPEPPATQPQEDCVADGSSSGEAMRFAVRSLGWSEIPESELTPERSSRALNRCIVDLSLGRGLDGVGRWGEGRSLLLELDGFQLRLLRPQDGTVLHCQPLHAIRVWGVGRDNGRDFAYVARDSGTRRFMCHVFRCDMPARIIANALRDVCKKMVLERSLSDPSGDKRAAPTEPPSRRVGSALDRLASLSMEDGVEGGLLRPMEEPRKVLRALYLGSMPVAAASGIDLLNGAIDTLLDRVPRAHWLPVQVAVAPSTVTVTLDPAGGGRGQVLAECRVRFLSFLGIGKEVTNCGFIVHTAQDQFEAHVLHCEPSAGALCKTIEAACKLRYQKCLDAHRQANNSPPPQQQPTKALSSLKGVLGSIVGRAMGVVQQVS